A genome region from Chthonomonas sp. includes the following:
- the trxA gene encoding thioredoxin: protein MAASVTTSQWDTEVLNSDVPVLVDFWATWCGPCRMIGPSIDELSSEYAGKAKVLKLNVDEEGDIGAKYGVMSIPALLVFKGGQLVEQNVGAMPKPQIAAMLDRHI from the coding sequence ATGGCAGCTTCTGTAACAACTTCACAATGGGACACCGAGGTTCTTAACTCGGACGTCCCCGTTCTTGTCGACTTTTGGGCTACCTGGTGTGGTCCGTGCCGCATGATTGGCCCCAGCATTGACGAGCTTTCCAGCGAGTACGCGGGCAAGGCCAAGGTGCTTAAGCTCAACGTGGACGAGGAAGGCGATATCGGCGCAAAGTATGGCGTCATGAGCATTCCCGCTCTGCTCGTGTTCAAGGGCGGCCAACTGGTCGAACAGAATGTCGGCGCGATGCCGAAGCCGCAAATCGCGGCCATGCTCGACCGCCACATCTAA